Proteins encoded together in one Telopea speciosissima isolate NSW1024214 ecotype Mountain lineage chromosome 6, Tspe_v1, whole genome shotgun sequence window:
- the LOC122665633 gene encoding xylulose 5-phosphate/phosphate translocator, chloroplastic-like, with the protein MWGTLIGNMGFILRNICSKKSLQSFKEVNGLNLYGRITIVSLLYLFLVVVSVEGSQWVEGYRRDLLAVVKPSTLYLWVIISGVFYHLYNQSSYQALDQITPLTFSVGNTMKSVVVIVSSILVFKNPVRPLNALGSAIAICGTFLYSQTIVANKAKKLEGERRAEICCFLHLHSTCFQ; encoded by the coding sequence ATGTGGGGAACTCTCATTGGTAATATGGGATTCATTCTTAGAAACATTTGTTCAAAAAAGAGCTTACAGAGCTTCAAAGAAGTAAATGGACTGAACTTATATGGAAGGATAACTATAGTTTCACTACTCTATCTTTTTCTAGTTGTTGTGTCTGTTGAAGGGTCTCAATGGGTTGAAGGCTATAGAAGAGATCTACTGGCTGTTGTGAAACCATCGACCTTGTATCTGTGGGTGATCATATCTGGTGTCTTCTACCATTTATATAATCAGTCCTCTTACCAAGCTCTTGATCAGATTACTCCATTGACATTCTCAGTGGGAAACACAATGAAGAGTGTGGTTGTGATTGTCTCATCAATTCTGGTTTTCAAGAATCCTGTGAGACCTTTGAATGCTTTGGGATCTGCCATTGCAATCTGTGGAACTTTTCTGTATTCCCAGACGATAGTAGCTAATAAGGCAAAGAAGCTTGAAGGTGAAAGAAGAGCTGAAATTTGTTGTTTTCTTCACCTTCATTCTACTTGCTTTCAATAA